The stretch of DNA attttcatttcattttcattaaattaGTCAATCACGATTTATTCCCTGAaccccattttcttttttttaatgtatttattcgAAGTTTTTCAATTAGTTCacaaaacactccaaaaaggaaaataatacaaagaaagaagggcaacatgccaacaaaaCAAAACTTAACACTCTAAAAgataaacagtttaacaaattaacacccaactcaaaacagGATAGGGCATGCGgcccttacaaaaaggaaaataaatcagaaccaccctcacccccaccctgggttgctgctgctgttgacctccacctaacgatccgcgagaaagtcaaggaacggttgccaccgcctggagaacccctgcatagaccctcgcaaggcaaactttatcttctccaactgagACACCCCACCATGTTGTTGACCCAAGCCTCTACGCTTGgaggcttcaagtccctccacaataACAAGAGCCTAGAAAAATCAAATCTCCTCTAcccctctggctcctttgccaattacctcaGACGGACTCACTTTCTGCtaaagagcctgtcaacccctctcacccacttttccgaaagtgaacaaatttaatctggaaaaatccaacaaattcaaatattttcctgttaaaagtttattgatgaaacacaacatggttaaaaaaaaacagaaaattacttgaggatcaaagacaaccagagtaacaggatgttcacaatgttctggtCCCAAATggttttccttcagctcctctgtaCCCTGTTCCCATGATTCCCCACTTTGGATACGGGGGCACTGAACCCTGGGGGTCGCATCACCGTCAGCCCCAgttacccccccaccctgccctgaaCCCTGATTGGTTGGATGTCCAGTTCCCAGTCAggcctccagcaccttcctgtctctattaGCGACGCCCATGGCAGTTCCCCAACTGGGGAACAGGTcccgttattctcagctaaattcagccctcagctccatcacctggctgtcagtgacacgagcaatagagacagaaaggtgcccgaggctcaaataGGAAATCAAAACTTCCTATTAGGATCAGGATTAGGATCTCCGTAAAGGTCAGCACCTTCTAAGAAAAATTCAaattcccagtcaacaaattaaaggaTCACACGACAGGACTTTTAATGCAACAAACAAACTGGAAGCTACTTTAACTCGGAAACCTATACATTAAACTATAAAATAGAACTTCGCCCTTTATACAATCTAAATTCACACTCCACAATTACAGTTTACTCTTTCCTGGATGTCAAAACTTAATTATCTCAGAATCTGCCCAAAGTGATGATTCATTCCTGAGGATTTACTTCCGTTCTTCAACCAAGACACAGAAGGAAAAAAATAGAATAGAATGTGAACTAGAAAAATACATAAAaatggactgtaaaagcttctatggcTACATAAAAAGGAAATGTTTGGCTAAGACAAAGGTTTGTCCATTCCAGatagagtcaggagaatttagaatgcggaatagagatctctacagccaccttgttcaacactctgggatgtagatcatcagcttttggggatttattcactttcaaccccattaatttctccagtgctactttttcaccaatactaatctctgccagtcccttggttctctggtgttttggaaacaatttctgtatcttcctccgtgaagacagacacacattgtttagtttctctgcatttccttactccccattataaactctcctgtctctgccaggaatgggcccacattggtctttgctaatcttttccttttcacattcctgtagAAGCTTTTCCAGTCAGTTTTTATCTTTCTCACCAGTTTGCtctcatcagtttcttggtcctcctttgttgaattctaatggatctcatggaatctttaacttttcttgttaaCCAAGGTtccatcacttttcctgttggataTTTGTTCCTTAAAGTAATCTATATTTAGAACGTAGAACatcgagaaatacagcacagaacaggcccttcggcccacgatgttgtgccgaacttctgtcctaggttaatcatagatcatagaattttggacactaagggcaatttagcctggccaatccacccaacctgcacatctttggactgtgggaggaaactggagcacccggaagaaacccacgcacacacggggaggatgtgcagactccacacaatgacccagccgaaatcgaacctgggaccctggagctgtgaagcaattgtgctatccaccatgctaccgtgctgccctcaagaacaaattaatctacacttcattattctaccataatccatgtacctatccaatagccgcttggagTTGTATTTATGTGAATAAAAGGTTGCAAAAATCCCAGAGGAGcataggctgctcttccctttgacagagagagagctgactggaggtgatttaacccgagggtcagtacacctcaggcgaggggcctggttcagaaggcggggccttcatcaataaactcagccagtacgggagttgaatcctcactgttggcctcgctctgcatcaccaaccagccgTCCGGCCAACTGAGCAAACTAACCCCCTGATAAATATgaaataattccttaaatattaggcATTCTCCTGTACCAAtcagtttcccagtccacctcagacaacttgcccctcgtaccctgatagttttcttctgtgaggaacacccagataaattaaacaaaaccatgtaaccaccagggcccatctccTTGGCAACGTGGCTTTGGGGGGTATCAAACAGAGATAGCAACTAAATATCTTCACACTTCCAAACccctttcactctgtgatccttgtgcaatttgaagccaggtattagcaacaaggctcaaagagaatcagcccactggaggcaaagtgatgagaccggccagtccagcagaaataaACCCtctgaccacctgtcagaatgaacaaaatgcagttctgggtgtagagcagaaacaataacagcagaatccaacccctgtaatcaattgtgaaattgttggtgtcacagcaggTGCAAAGAAACGTGCAATCCCATCTCACATTGAgatgtgaatggcctctccccagtgtgaacttggtgtctccgcaggttggataactgagtaaatcctctcccacactgagagcagatgaatggcctctccccagtgtgaactcgctggtgtctccacaggtgggataactgagtgaatcccttcccacactgagagcaggtgaacggcctctccccagtgtgaactcgctggtgtctccgcagggtggatgaatcaataaattcctttccacactgagagcaggagaatggcctctccccagtgtgaactcgttggtgtctcCTCAGGTCAGATACTTcactaaatcctttcccacactgacaacagttgaacggcttctccccagtgtgaactcgctggtgtttctgcaggtcgGATACctcagtaaatcccttcccacactgagagcaggtgaatggtctttccccagtgtgaaatcgctggtgtctctgcagggtggataactgagtgaatcctttcccacactgagagcagatgaatggcctctccccggtgtgaactcgctggtgtctccgcaggtcgGATACTTcactaaatcctttcccacactgaaaacaggtgaatggcctctccccagtgtgaactcgctggtgtttctgcaggtcgGATACTTcactaaatcctttcccacactgggagcaggtgaatggcctctccccagtgtgaacccgctgatgtCTCAATAGGTGGGACGAATCacagaatcctttcccacattgggagcaggtgaacggcctctccccagtatgaactcgctggtgtgactgcaggttggataattgagtaaatcctttcccacactgggagcaggtgaacggcctctccccagtgtgactgcgtcgatgagtctccagctgagatgggaatctgtatcccttcccacagtccccacatttccaccgtttctccatgttttgggtttcctcgtgtctctccaggttgggtaATCACAGATACAACACGGGTATGGTCTCttcccgctgtgaatgttgttatgtttttcaggctgtgtaactggttcaaCCTCTTTCCACAgttagttcactggaacactctcactcgggtatgtgttgtgtgggtctcggtgcttttccagtcacactgatgtttccacagtcagttcactggaacactctcactcggatgtgtgttgtgtgggtctcggtgcttttccagtcacactgatgattccacagtcagttcactggaacactctcactcgggtatgtgttgtgtgggtctcggtgcttttccagtcacactgatgtttccacagtcagttcactggaacactctcactcgggtgtgtgttgtgtgggtctcggtgcttttccagtcacactgatgtttccacagtcagttcactggaacactctcactcgggtatgtgttgtgtgggtctcggtgcttttccagtcacactgatgtttgaaatgttTAGAAGCTGACAGTTCGGGCAATCAGTTcttcttctagattcaaaggcagATGATATTCAGAGtccgatgatattcaggttccAAGCAATTgcgtgactctgtcagatcgtgATGtaacgtttgagatttctgtctgtaattcctcctcatctaataTCCTGTGAAAACAATATACCAAAGTCATCATtgttagtacaggatagaaactcagacagacaattctagttccgaCGGAACATAATTtcctctctcgttctccaaaggctgtaaatctccatcccacacaatctccctccattctcactctgctgtatctaatattcaccctcccaattctcctgaaggtgctggttGATGtggattgacagatccaagctcagctctctgcttcctgaccaggacacagagattataataggagcaagactaggctattcggcccacatttggcccactgagtctgctcaactattcaatgagatgctttggccgatctacctcaccACCGTTTTCCTacactatcccccatatccctcgacatcttcaatatctagaaacctatcagtCTGTGTCTTgaaaatacttgatgactgaAGCTCCAGAATCCTCgggggtacagaattccaaaccTTCACCACATTCTCGAgtaaagaaatccctcctcatctcagctttctctccattttcctgccagtTCCCCATAACACTTGACACCCTCTATCAGAAAtctgtctgtgggggagggggcaggggtcagccatgtgatACGGGTGCGGGAGTAGCTGCTTTTCAGCAGGTTCTGGTGCCACTCACCTATAATCTGTCACTTATCCCGATTGCCCGGCACTATTCTACCTAATCCTTGAATTCATATTTGTTATCGTGTCCCTGGAACACTTCAGAGTTCGGCCTGGTAGGATTATGCCGGAAAAAGTGAAGATATGCGTCGATAAAACAGCGCTGGCAGATTCTGTGGGAATGTTGTCTTTTCAACATGGCGGCCTGACCCTCAGGAGGTCTCTCGACCCCGCGCTCTCCGGGGCTCTGGGAGGTGGC from Scyliorhinus canicula unplaced genomic scaffold, sScyCan1.1, whole genome shotgun sequence encodes:
- the LOC119960287 gene encoding zinc finger protein 239-like encodes the protein MEKRWKCGDCGKGYRFPSQLETHRRSHTGERPFTCSQCGKGFTQLSNLQSHQRVHTGERPFTCSQCGKGFCDSSHLLRHQRVHTGERPFTCSQCGKGFSEVSDLQKHQRVHTGERPFTCFQCGKGFSEVSDLRRHQRVHTGERPFICSQCGKGFTQLSTLQRHQRFHTGERPFTCSQCGKGFTEVSDLQKHQRVHTGEKPFNCCQCGKGFSEVSDLRRHQRVHTGERPFSCSQCGKEFIDSSTLRRHQRVHTGERPFTCSQCGKGFTQLSHLWRHQRVHTGERPFICSQCGRGFTQLSNLRRHQVHTGERPFTSQCEMGLHVSLHLL